One genomic region from Cetobacterium sp. 8H encodes:
- a CDS encoding response regulator transcription factor: MSTEKKNILIIEDDPKIRRYLELELIHEGYNVELAPNGKVGLTLFRENSYSLILLDLMMPEISGEEVCKIIRTESNIPILILTAKDETFSKIELLDLGADDYITKPFIIGELLARMRVIFRNKNIFYDKKIIKFGEISLNLNSKEVFLHDVAVPLTKTEYNLLHYLLLNKGLVLSREQILENVWGHDYFGEGKIVDMYIKSLRKKLDPENSYIKTIRGFGYTIKKEAEN; this comes from the coding sequence ATGAGTACAGAAAAGAAAAATATTCTTATTATAGAAGATGATCCTAAAATCAGACGATATCTAGAGTTAGAACTAATCCATGAAGGGTATAATGTCGAACTTGCACCAAATGGCAAGGTTGGGCTAACTCTTTTTAGAGAAAACTCTTATTCTTTAATACTTTTAGACCTGATGATGCCTGAAATTAGTGGAGAAGAAGTGTGCAAAATAATAAGAACTGAGTCTAATATCCCTATTTTGATTTTAACTGCAAAAGATGAAACTTTTAGTAAAATTGAACTTTTGGATTTGGGAGCTGATGACTATATCACAAAACCCTTCATCATTGGAGAACTTCTAGCTAGAATGAGGGTTATCTTTAGAAATAAAAATATTTTTTACGATAAAAAAATAATTAAATTTGGAGAAATCTCTCTTAATTTAAATTCAAAAGAGGTCTTTTTACATGATGTAGCTGTTCCTCTAACGAAAACTGAATATAATCTTTTACACTATCTTCTGTTAAATAAAGGTCTTGTTCTATCTAGAGAACAGATTCTTGAAAACGTTTGGGGACACGATTATTTTGGAGAAGGAAAAATTGTTGATATGTATATCAAATCTCTTCGAAAAAAATTAGACCCAGAAAATAGCTACATAAAGACTATCCGTGGATTTGGTTATACTATAAAAAAGGAGGCTGAAAATTGA
- a CDS encoding cell wall metabolism sensor histidine kinase WalK, whose amino-acid sequence MISLSSTLKKNYIKLIILFTILLIVSLAVTGKYLINTSKLHLRNAMSFLTYEIGDEPSSNTLKIFTDNLVNNDFKVENPILNDLKVVIKYKDYIYSENENKEILDIAKDNKVENFNFYEYLILSNNIKNKDGEIYKVMLIKDLKPEKKFFFNIVKIFMGGLILCIIISAIIVEHLLKKISKQLITLENINSNITLENLEILKPVNQFKEFDNIWGSYERMLKRLDEQNKKQIEFVHNASHELKTPIFIIGGYIDMIKRWGQNDPDILNEALNSIGEETKAMATLIEKLLFIAKEGDIKSEKSEIELSEIIVNTISSLRILYPKSTINFEPNYTIIKSDEGLVKLLIRNILENAIKYGDNKPIDITLNCNNIKNRTTLCIQDHGIGMSSEELIHIYDRFYRVNKSRSKEISGHGLGMTIVKRILNLIDADITIDSQLNIGTSVTIFFQN is encoded by the coding sequence TTGATAAGTTTATCGAGCACTTTGAAAAAAAATTACATCAAACTTATAATTCTTTTTACTATTCTACTTATTGTTTCACTTGCTGTAACCGGAAAGTACTTAATAAATACTTCCAAGCTACACCTGCGTAATGCCATGAGTTTCTTAACCTATGAAATTGGTGATGAACCTAGTTCTAACACTTTAAAAATTTTTACAGATAACTTAGTTAATAATGATTTTAAAGTTGAAAATCCAATTCTAAATGATTTAAAAGTTGTAATTAAGTATAAAGATTACATCTATTCTGAGAATGAAAATAAAGAAATATTAGATATTGCTAAAGATAATAAGGTTGAAAATTTTAACTTTTATGAATACCTTATCCTTTCAAATAATATAAAAAATAAAGATGGTGAAATATATAAGGTTATGTTGATTAAAGATTTAAAACCTGAAAAAAAATTCTTCTTTAATATTGTTAAAATTTTTATGGGTGGGCTTATCCTTTGTATTATTATATCTGCTATTATAGTTGAACATCTGTTAAAAAAAATAAGCAAACAACTTATAACTTTGGAAAATATCAATTCAAATATAACTTTAGAAAATTTAGAGATTCTCAAACCGGTGAATCAGTTCAAAGAGTTTGACAATATATGGGGTTCATATGAACGAATGCTAAAAAGACTAGATGAACAGAACAAAAAACAGATTGAATTTGTACACAACGCCTCTCACGAATTAAAAACACCTATTTTTATAATCGGTGGTTATATAGATATGATAAAACGTTGGGGACAAAACGACCCTGACATTTTAAATGAAGCTTTAAATTCTATTGGTGAAGAAACTAAAGCTATGGCTACACTTATTGAAAAGCTTCTTTTTATAGCTAAGGAAGGAGATATCAAATCCGAAAAAAGTGAAATAGAACTCTCTGAAATAATAGTCAATACCATCTCTTCTTTAAGAATACTATATCCTAAATCTACAATAAATTTTGAACCTAACTATACTATTATTAAATCTGATGAAGGGCTTGTTAAACTACTGATTAGAAATATCTTAGAAAATGCTATAAAATATGGTGATAACAAACCTATTGATATCACTTTAAACTGCAATAATATTAAAAATAGAACTACTTTATGTATTCAAGACCATGGTATTGGAATGTCATCTGAAGAACTTATACATATATATGATCGTTTTTATAGAGTAAATAAATCTCGTAGTAAAGAGATTTCAGGGCACGGCTTAGGAATGACTATTGTTAAAAGAATTTTAAATCTTATCGATGCAGATATTACTATTGATAGCCAACTAAATATTGGAACTAGTGTCACTATATTTTTTCAAAACTAA
- a CDS encoding glutamate decarboxylase encodes MLHRRKNGEEKEKEYMFTPDNSTTPLFGSSEASHILPRETINEKAINPNIAYQLISDEMMHDGNPRYNLCTFVQTYMEPEAKQVMVDAIATNAIDKAEYPQTTEVEKRCVNIISDLWNAPKDEEYMGTSTVGSSEACMLGGMAMKFRWRKRAQALGIDINAKKPNLIVSSGFQVVWEKFCVYWDVEIREIPMKSLDELYLDPKAAVAACDEYTIGIVPIMGITYTGTFDDIVALDKEVEEYNKTAKISVPIHVDAASGGLYLPFVNPELVWDFRLKNVISISTSGHKFGLVYPGLGWVMWRDKQYLPEELLFKVAYLGAFEPTFQINFSRPGSQIWAQYYNFVRWGREGYKAVHEKSRDVGLFLTKGLEKLEIFKILNSGENIPIVCWMLKADEKRAWTEYDLADRLRYYGWQLPAYPLPKNLEDVSIMRVVVRADQSMEQISLLLKDMKDSIDYLNEHVTVKKDIQKTEDTVVGYSHNEKRYKK; translated from the coding sequence ATGTTACACAGAAGAAAAAATGGAGAAGAGAAAGAAAAGGAGTATATGTTTACCCCAGATAATTCAACGACACCATTATTTGGAAGTTCTGAAGCGAGCCATATTTTACCGAGGGAAACTATAAATGAAAAGGCTATCAATCCCAACATTGCATACCAATTAATATCTGATGAAATGATGCATGATGGAAATCCTAGATACAATCTTTGTACTTTTGTTCAAACATATATGGAACCTGAAGCAAAACAAGTTATGGTAGATGCAATTGCTACAAATGCCATTGATAAAGCTGAATATCCACAGACAACAGAAGTAGAAAAAAGATGCGTAAATATTATTTCAGATTTATGGAATGCTCCTAAAGATGAAGAATATATGGGTACATCAACAGTTGGTTCATCTGAAGCATGTATGCTTGGTGGAATGGCTATGAAATTTAGATGGAGAAAAAGAGCTCAAGCTTTAGGAATAGACATAAATGCAAAAAAACCAAATCTTATCGTGAGTTCAGGATTCCAAGTTGTTTGGGAAAAATTCTGTGTATATTGGGATGTTGAAATAAGAGAAATTCCTATGAAATCTTTAGATGAGTTATACTTAGATCCTAAGGCTGCTGTAGCTGCGTGTGACGAGTATACAATCGGTATCGTTCCTATTATGGGTATAACATATACTGGTACTTTTGATGATATTGTAGCTCTTGATAAAGAGGTAGAAGAATATAATAAAACAGCTAAAATATCGGTACCAATTCACGTGGATGCTGCATCTGGAGGATTATACTTACCATTTGTAAATCCTGAATTGGTTTGGGACTTTAGACTTAAAAACGTTATTTCGATAAGTACATCAGGACATAAATTTGGATTAGTATATCCTGGACTTGGTTGGGTAATGTGGAGAGATAAACAATATCTACCTGAAGAATTACTATTCAAAGTAGCATATTTAGGTGCATTTGAACCTACATTCCAAATTAACTTCTCAAGACCTGGAAGTCAAATCTGGGCTCAATACTACAACTTCGTAAGATGGGGTAGAGAGGGTTATAAAGCTGTACATGAAAAATCAAGAGATGTAGGATTATTCCTAACAAAAGGATTAGAAAAATTAGAAATATTTAAAATATTAAACTCTGGAGAGAATATTCCAATAGTATGTTGGATGTTAAAAGCTGATGAAAAAAGAGCATGGACAGAGTATGATTTAGCAGATAGATTAAGATACTACGGTTGGCAACTACCTGCTTATCCACTTCCTAAAAATCTGGAAGATGTATCTATAATGAGAGTTGTAGTAAGAGCTGACCAAAGTATGGAACAGATATCATTACTACTTAAAGACATGAAAGATTCAATCGATTATCTAAATGAACATGTGACAGTTAAAAAAGATATTCAAAAAACAGAAGATACTGTAGTTGGATACTCTCATAATGAAAAAAGATATAAAAAATAA
- a CDS encoding APC family permease has product MTETSANKLGFWSIFFLGINSIIGSGIFLLPSKAYADVGVASIVVIIINAILALCLALCFAETSSIFDKNGSSFVYAKEAFGNFVGFEIGMFAWFIGIVSWAAEIQGFLTTLGGLYPSFLDPYYNKLAVIGIGIFLGLLNYLGIKFSKILNNVITVSKLVPLFLFILIGIFFINFSDFTPLIPKISQGLSTGNLGVATLVIFYAFTGFDLLAVAAEDMDNPTKNLPKAIISVMIFCSVFYLLIMVLCIGLLGDKLATSTLPIAAATASVFGKSGFLFIIFATLISIGGITIALSFIAPRSVQALADNNYLPSIFNKKGRFGTAGFAILITTAITVSLALYGNFIFLASLTVIARLIEFISTAMSVLVFRKRKMKALYKIPLGPIIPLTAIVLSIWLLYQSSLEKIIFILIGFFIGYLFYIFYAKKQLKKE; this is encoded by the coding sequence ATGACGGAAACATCCGCTAACAAACTCGGCTTTTGGAGCATATTTTTTTTGGGGATAAATTCAATTATTGGATCTGGAATTTTTCTTCTTCCAAGTAAAGCTTATGCTGACGTTGGAGTTGCAAGTATTGTTGTAATTATTATCAACGCCATTTTAGCTCTCTGTTTAGCTCTTTGTTTTGCTGAAACTTCAAGCATTTTTGATAAAAATGGTTCTTCCTTTGTCTATGCTAAAGAAGCTTTTGGAAATTTTGTCGGATTTGAGATTGGTATGTTTGCTTGGTTTATTGGGATTGTTAGTTGGGCTGCAGAAATCCAAGGTTTCCTGACCACATTAGGCGGTTTATATCCCAGTTTTTTAGATCCCTATTACAATAAATTAGCCGTTATTGGAATTGGAATCTTTTTAGGTCTTTTGAATTATTTAGGTATAAAATTCTCTAAGATATTAAATAATGTGATTACGGTTAGTAAGTTAGTTCCGTTATTTCTTTTTATTTTAATTGGGATTTTCTTCATTAATTTTTCCGATTTCACACCTTTAATCCCAAAAATAAGTCAGGGTCTTTCAACTGGAAATTTAGGTGTTGCAACCCTAGTTATATTCTATGCTTTTACTGGATTTGATCTTTTAGCTGTAGCTGCTGAAGACATGGATAATCCTACCAAAAACCTACCTAAGGCTATTATTTCGGTTATGATCTTTTGTTCTGTTTTTTACCTTCTAATTATGGTGCTATGCATTGGCCTTTTAGGCGATAAACTTGCTACAAGTACTCTTCCTATTGCTGCTGCTACAGCTTCTGTATTTGGTAAATCAGGATTTTTATTTATAATTTTTGCGACTCTAATCTCTATTGGAGGTATTACTATCGCTCTATCTTTTATTGCTCCTAGATCAGTTCAAGCTCTTGCAGACAATAATTATCTACCTTCAATTTTTAATAAAAAAGGAAGATTTGGAACTGCTGGTTTTGCAATTCTTATAACAACTGCTATCACTGTTTCTCTTGCACTTTATGGAAACTTTATATTTCTTGCTAGTTTAACAGTTATTGCTCGTTTAATTGAATTTATCTCCACAGCTATGTCTGTTTTAGTTTTTAGAAAAAGAAAAATGAAAGCACTATATAAAATTCCACTAGGACCAATCATTCCATTGACAGCAATTGTTTTATCTATCTGGCTACTATATCAGTCATCTTTAGAAAAAATAATTTTTATTCTTATCGGTTTTTTCATTGGATATCTTTTTTATATTTTTTATGCAAAAAAACAATTAAAAAAGGAGTAA
- a CDS encoding transporter substrate-binding domain-containing protein, whose translation MKKLLLYLLATISLFASENVVLLENENSFFFYKKDGLSKGLYPRIFEDINRNEGLDLTVKELDTNLILDMERGKDILIMDLVENEERRKKYFFIPTFFYLKADMYFKNKDYEDINNFYQKKIGVIKGTYLDGLFREKYDYLNTQIIDIKTRENGLEMLKNGEIDAFVSDNQYGFSERLNMIHLNRIDQMVTTLAVPRSNEKLYKILKRNFERISSQKLKEMINLSRVEFYKDKFGEKYSNLYGKEIKVLFPMEKTKYPLFYIENGREKGIISEYLNDIQQILGIKIEKVHSSKDEALEDKDINVTSVIDFKSDKLYSNPYYTITPVIFNRKKDGFITNILEARKERFAVVKGSFYIEYLKKFLTEENFVYVNTLDEALQKVINREADYGIEDYKSLSNKLYNGNYNDNLKIAGIIDEKYSLAMSVNPKNQELYEAIKDISVSFLNENMSKNIYWLQNTYEVNDYRKLVVASLGMLFFSMFLMMRAKKESREKRRYEKFMMSLVGALETVNQYNDSETGNHIKRLNLYSELLANKLGCSKKFCEEIGKVASLHDVGKIGIDRNVLKKPGKLTEEEFEAIKAHSEIGYEIIKKSGISSMGENIARYHHEKWNGKGYPKGLKAEKIPLEARIVSVVDVYDALRQKRVYKEGFSHDKAIEIIKNDSGISFDPDIVSVFLENEFKFERLFNINSKKE comes from the coding sequence ATGAAAAAGCTGCTGTTGTACTTATTAGCTACAATAAGTTTATTTGCTAGTGAAAATGTAGTATTGCTTGAAAACGAGAATAGTTTCTTTTTCTATAAAAAAGATGGTCTATCAAAAGGGTTATATCCAAGGATATTTGAAGATATTAATAGAAATGAGGGGCTAGATTTAACTGTAAAAGAGCTAGATACGAACTTGATATTGGATATGGAAAGAGGAAAAGATATCCTTATAATGGATCTAGTTGAGAATGAAGAAAGAAGAAAAAAATATTTTTTTATTCCGACTTTTTTTTACCTCAAAGCAGATATGTATTTTAAAAATAAGGATTATGAAGATATAAATAATTTTTATCAAAAAAAAATAGGTGTTATAAAAGGTACTTATTTAGATGGTTTGTTTAGAGAAAAATATGATTATTTAAATACTCAAATAATAGACATAAAGACTAGGGAAAACGGTTTAGAGATGTTAAAAAATGGAGAGATTGATGCCTTTGTATCCGATAATCAATATGGATTTTCAGAGAGATTGAATATGATTCATTTGAATAGAATTGATCAAATGGTTACAACCTTAGCAGTGCCTAGAAGTAATGAAAAACTTTATAAAATTTTAAAAAGAAACTTCGAAAGGATTTCTTCTCAAAAATTAAAAGAGATGATAAATTTATCACGTGTTGAATTTTATAAGGATAAATTTGGAGAAAAATATTCGAATTTATATGGAAAAGAAATAAAAGTTTTGTTTCCAATGGAAAAAACTAAATATCCACTATTTTATATAGAGAATGGTCGAGAAAAAGGAATTATATCAGAGTATTTAAATGATATACAGCAAATTTTGGGAATTAAAATTGAAAAAGTTCACAGTTCAAAAGATGAAGCTTTAGAAGATAAAGATATAAATGTAACATCAGTAATCGATTTTAAAAGTGATAAATTATACAGTAATCCATACTATACAATAACCCCAGTTATTTTTAATAGGAAGAAAGATGGATTTATAACAAATATCTTAGAGGCTAGAAAAGAGAGATTCGCTGTTGTAAAAGGCAGTTTTTATATAGAGTATTTAAAAAAGTTTTTAACAGAAGAAAACTTTGTATATGTAAATACTTTGGATGAGGCTTTACAAAAGGTTATAAATAGAGAGGCTGATTATGGAATAGAAGATTATAAATCTCTATCTAATAAACTTTACAATGGAAATTATAACGACAATCTAAAGATTGCAGGAATAATAGATGAAAAATATAGTTTGGCAATGTCTGTAAATCCAAAAAATCAAGAGTTGTATGAAGCCATAAAAGATATATCGGTGAGTTTTTTAAATGAAAATATGAGCAAAAATATATATTGGCTTCAAAATACTTATGAGGTTAATGACTACCGTAAATTAGTTGTGGCATCTTTAGGAATGCTTTTCTTTAGTATGTTTTTAATGATGAGAGCAAAAAAAGAATCGAGAGAAAAAAGAAGGTATGAAAAATTTATGATGTCACTTGTAGGGGCTTTAGAAACAGTTAACCAATACAATGATAGTGAGACTGGAAATCATATAAAGAGGTTGAATCTATATTCTGAATTATTGGCCAATAAACTTGGATGTAGTAAGAAATTCTGTGAAGAAATTGGGAAAGTTGCATCTTTACATGATGTTGGGAAAATAGGGATAGATAGAAATGTCTTGAAAAAGCCTGGAAAACTTACAGAAGAGGAGTTTGAAGCTATAAAAGCTCACTCAGAGATAGGCTATGAAATTATAAAGAAATCTGGAATAAGTAGTATGGGTGAAAATATAGCAAGATATCACCATGAAAAGTGGAATGGGAAAGGTTATCCAAAGGGCTTGAAAGCAGAAAAAATACCTTTAGAAGCAAGAATTGTATCCGTTGTGGATGTATATGATGCTTTGAGACAAAAAAGAGTTTATAAAGAAGGATTCTCTCATGACAAAGCTATAGAGATTATAAAAAATGATAGTGGAATAAGTTTTGATCCAGATATTGTATCGGTTTTTTTAGAGAACGAATTTAAATTTGAAAGATTATTTAATATAAATAGTAAAAAGGAGTAA
- the gap gene encoding type I glyceraldehyde-3-phosphate dehydrogenase, which yields MAVKVAINGFGRIGRLALRLMINNPEFEVVAINDLTDAKTLAHLFKYDSAQGRFNGTIEVIDGGFSVNGKEIKVLADRDPKNLPWGELNVDIVLECTGFFTSQEKAGLHLEAGAKKVVISAPATGDIKTVVFNVNQNILDGSETVISGASCTTNCLAPMAKVLNDSFGIVEGLMTTIHAYTNDQNTLDGPHAKGDLRRARAATANIVPNTTGAAKAIGLVIPALAGKLDGAAQRVPVITGSLTELVTVLDKKVTVEEINAAMKAAANESFGYTEEQLVSSDIIGIEFGSLFDATQTRVMTVGDKQLVKTVSWYDNEMSYTAQLIRTLKYFVELSK from the coding sequence ATGGCAGTTAAAGTAGCGATTAATGGATTCGGAAGAATTGGAAGATTAGCATTAAGATTAATGATCAACAACCCAGAGTTTGAGGTAGTAGCAATAAATGACTTAACAGACGCAAAAACTCTTGCTCACCTTTTCAAATATGACTCAGCACAAGGTAGATTTAATGGAACTATCGAAGTTATCGACGGTGGATTCTCAGTAAATGGGAAAGAAATTAAAGTTTTAGCTGATAGAGACCCTAAAAACTTACCATGGGGAGAATTAAACGTAGACATCGTTCTTGAGTGTACTGGATTCTTCACATCACAAGAGAAAGCTGGACTTCACTTAGAAGCTGGAGCTAAAAAAGTAGTTATCTCTGCACCTGCAACTGGAGATATCAAAACTGTTGTATTCAACGTTAACCAAAATATCTTAGATGGTTCTGAGACAGTAATTTCAGGAGCTTCTTGTACAACAAACTGTTTAGCACCAATGGCTAAAGTTTTAAATGATAGCTTTGGAATCGTAGAAGGATTAATGACTACAATTCATGCATATACAAATGACCAAAACACATTAGATGGACCACATGCTAAAGGAGATTTAAGAAGAGCTAGAGCTGCTACTGCTAACATCGTTCCTAACACAACTGGAGCTGCAAAAGCAATCGGACTTGTAATCCCTGCATTAGCTGGAAAATTAGATGGAGCTGCTCAAAGAGTACCAGTAATAACTGGATCATTAACTGAGTTAGTAACTGTTTTAGATAAAAAAGTTACTGTTGAAGAAATCAACGCTGCTATGAAAGCTGCTGCTAACGAATCATTCGGATATACTGAAGAGCAATTAGTATCTTCTGATATCATCGGAATAGAGTTTGGATCATTATTTGATGCTACTCAAACAAGAGTTATGACAGTTGGAGATAAGCAATTAGTTAAAACTGTATCTTGGTATGATAATGAGATGTCTTATACAGCTCAATTAATCAGAACATTAAAATATTTCGTAGAGTTATCTAAGTAA